The following proteins are encoded in a genomic region of Canis lupus familiaris isolate Mischka breed German Shepherd chromosome 6, alternate assembly UU_Cfam_GSD_1.0, whole genome shotgun sequence:
- the OR1F15 gene encoding olfactory receptor family 1 subfamily F member 15, whose amino-acid sequence MEGENHTSVSEFILLGLSSQPERQELIFGLFLVMYLVGAAGNLLIILAIGSDSLLHTPMYFFLSNLSLVDFCFISATVPKMLVNIQMQTQSISYGGCLAQIYFCILLANMDNFLLTAMAYDRYVAICHPLHYSTMMSLQICALMLGSSWLIANLHSLLHTALMARLEFCASNIIPYFFCDLIPLLQLSCSNTQLNQLMILLVGGLIVLIPFLSILVSYIRIVSAVLKVPSAQSKQKAFSTCGSHLTVVLLFYGTITGVYLNPSSSHLADKDSLASVMYMVVTPMLNPFIYCLRNKDMKGALRKLFGVKTLSCGL is encoded by the coding sequence ATGGAGGGAGAAAACCACACGAGTGTCTCTGAGTTCATCCTCCTAGGGCTCTCCAGCCAGCCTGAAAGGCAAGAGTTGATCTTTGGGCTCTTCCTTGTCATGTACCTGGTTGGGGCAGCAGGGAACTTGCTCATCATCCTGGCCATTGGCTCTGACTCCCTCCTCCACACACCtatgtacttcttcctcagcaACCTTTCCCTGGTGGATTTCTGCTTCATCTCTGCCACTGTCCCCAAGATGCTTGTGAATATCCAGATGCAGACCCAGTCCATTTCTTATGGCGGCTGCTTAGCCCAGATCTACTTCTGCATTTTGCTTGCCAACATGGACAACTTTCTCCTGACAGCAATGGCTTATGACCGCTACGTGGCCATCTGCCACCCCCTGCACTACTCCACTATGATGAGTCTGCAAATCTGTGCCCTGATGCTGGGAAGCTCCTGGCTCATTGCCAATCTCCACTCTCTGCTACACACTGCCCTCATGGCTCGGCTGGAGTTCTGTGCCAGCAACATCATCCCTTACTTCTTTTGTGACCTCATTCCCCTGCTCCAGCTCTCCTGTTCTAACACCCAGCTCAACCAGCTCATGATTCTGCTGGTGGGGGGCTTGATTGTCCTCATTCCTTTTCTCAGCATTCTTGTGTCCTACATCCGCATTGTGTCTGCTGTGCTCAAAGTCCCATCTGCCCAGAGCAAACAAAAGGCCTTTTCCACTTGTGGCTCTCATCTCACGGTAGTCCTCCTCTTCTATGGGACCATCACAGGGGTCTACCTGAATCCCTCATCCTCCCACTTAGCTGACAAGGATTCACTGGCTTCAGTGATGTATATGGTGGTCACACCCATGCTGAACCCCTTCATCTACTGCCTGAGGAACAAGGACATGAAGGGAGCTCTAAGAAAACTATTTGGAGTGAAGACTTTATCCTGTGGGCTGTGA